In Azospirillum thermophilum, the sequence CCCTTTCAGCGCCGGGTGGCCGGCAAGCCGGGCGATTTCCGCCGGAGCGTCCGGTGCCTTCAGGTCCGCCCAGCCGACCACGCCCAGGATGAAGGGATGCCGGTCGGCGAGGTCGAGCATGAAGCGGGTGTCGTCGCCGTTTTGCAGGGTCTGCACCAGGACGGTTCCGCCGATTCCGCAGGAGCGCAGCAGCGGCTCCAGGTCCGCCGGCAGGACATCGCGGTGGATGGCGGCAAGCTCCGGCGGCGGCCACTCCCCCCGCCGGTCGCGCAGCAGCCAGAAATGCTGGTGGGCGTCGATGCGCATCGGCCGTCCCGGTCAGGCGGCCGGGGAGGGAAGCGGTGCGGTCTCCTCCACCAGCCCGCGCTCCTTCAGGACGTCCCAGAACTCCGGTGGGATCGGCTGCTCGAACCAGTCGATGTTGGACTGGAGCTGACCGGCCGTCCGCGAGCCGGAGACGCAGGTGACCACTGCCGGATGGGCCATGGGGAACTGCAGGGCCGCGGCGGGCAGCGGCACGGCGAATTCGTCGCACACCGCCCGCAACGCCCGGACGCGCGCCACCACCTCCGCCGGCGCGTCGGCGTAGTTGAACTTGTTGTTGCCGACCAGGATGCCGGAGTTGAAGGGACCGGCGATGACGATGGAGGCGCCGGCGCGCACGCAGGCATCGAGCAGCGGCAGGCTCCTCTGTTCCAGCAGCGTATAGCGGCCGGCCAGCATGGTGACGTCGATGTCGAACGCCTGCAGCGCGTCCTGCACCACCTCATGCTCGTTGACGCCGAGCCCGACGGCAGCGACCTGCCCGCCGGCCCGCAGTTCGCCCAGAGCCCGGAAGCCGCCGCCCCGGGTGAGCTGCGTCCAGTAATGCTCGTGCCGGTCGCCGTGGGTGAAGCGGCCGATGTCGTGGACGTAGAGGATGTCGATGTGGATCAGCCCCAGCCGCTGCTGGCTGTGCTCGAACGACTTCAGGATCCCGTCATAGCTGTAGTCGTAGACCGGGCGGAAGGGCAGGGGCCGGACGTAGCCGTCCTCCTCCGCCCCCACCGTGGCGTCCGGCACCATCAGGCGGCCGGCCTTGGTGCTGACGGCATAGTGCGACCGCTCCCGCTCGCCGAGCAGCGTGCCGAGACGCCGCTCGGCGCGGGTGAAGCCGTAGAAGGGGGCGGTGTCGTAATAGCGCAGCCCGGCGTTCCAGGCGGCGTCGGCGACGGCCTCGGCCTCCGCCAGGCTGGTCCAGCGGTAGAGCCCGCCCATCTGGGCGCAGCCCAGCCCCATGACGGTGAGCGACAGATTGCTGCGGGGAAGCGTTCGGCGGTCGGTGACTTTCATCGCAAGAGGCCTCGTGTCCGGCGGCAGGGGAACGCTCAGTATAGGACGTCGCGGGCCTCGGGCTTCTCGATGTTGTCCTTGGTGACCATCACCACGCCGGTATCGACGAATTTCTCCACCTTCTCGCCCTTCATCACCCGGGCGACCGTCCGCACGCCGAGCTGCCCCATCTGGAAGGAGCCCTGCACGGCGGTGGCCGCCAGCGTGCCGTCGCGCACGAAGCCCTGCAGGTCCTGGTTGCCGTCGAAGCCCACGGCGACGACGCGGCCGGCCTTGCCGGTCTGCACCAGGGCGCGGCCCATGCCGATGGCGGTCGGTTCGTTGGCGCCGAAGATGCCCTTCAGGTCGGGGTTGGAGGTCAGCACGTCGGTCGTCTGGTTCAGGGCGGTCGCCATCTGCGACTGCGAGTAGAAGGGACCGACGATCTCCAGCTTGGAGTTCTCCTTGATGTACTTGGTGAAGCCGCCGACCCGGCCGATCTCCGACCCGGCCCCGGCGACATAGGACATGACGGCGATCTTGCCGGTGGTGCCGAC encodes:
- a CDS encoding aldo/keto reductase, with protein sequence MKVTDRRTLPRSNLSLTVMGLGCAQMGGLYRWTSLAEAEAVADAAWNAGLRYYDTAPFYGFTRAERRLGTLLGERERSHYAVSTKAGRLMVPDATVGAEEDGYVRPLPFRPVYDYSYDGILKSFEHSQQRLGLIHIDILYVHDIGRFTHGDRHEHYWTQLTRGGGFRALGELRAGGQVAAVGLGVNEHEVVQDALQAFDIDVTMLAGRYTLLEQRSLPLLDACVRAGASIVIAGPFNSGILVGNNKFNYADAPAEVVARVRALRAVCDEFAVPLPAAALQFPMAHPAVVTCVSGSRTAGQLQSNIDWFEQPIPPEFWDVLKERGLVEETAPLPSPAA
- a CDS encoding ABC transporter substrate-binding protein gives rise to the protein MPKLIPCLVASAIALVSVSAAAAAADKEIAVIVKTVNSTFWQNVQKGAETAMKEVGGGYSLTFQGPASESAIADQVNMVENAVNRKVGGIVLAPSDPDALVPAIRKAWESKIPVVLIDSQISDSGKQYYQSFLATDNAKAGELCAKALIDRVGTTGKIAVMSYVAGAGSEIGRVGGFTKYIKENSKLEIVGPFYSQSQMATALNQTTDVLTSNPDLKGIFGANEPTAIGMGRALVQTGKAGRVVAVGFDGNQDLQGFVRDGTLAATAVQGSFQMGQLGVRTVARVMKGEKVEKFVDTGVVMVTKDNIEKPEARDVLY